The window TCTGGTATCGGGCACCACCAGCTGCCACACAAACCTTGGATAGGGAGAAAAGCTGCTGTACACCGATTGCCGAAGCTGATCCCAGGCAGTTTCCATCTTTTCGGGATAGGCACCATAGCGGGCGCGGCTATAGCTCTCCATCCACTCGTCCAGGTCTATCTTTTCTTTTGCCCAGCCCATGTCTGCCAGGAGCTCATAGACTACTTCGTTGTTTTCTATGCCTTCCGGGGCTGAGCCAAAACCAATCAGATTTTCGCTGTAGGGAGAATTGAGCGCATCTATGGCACCTGAGGCATACATGGATAGCACTCCCGTATAAGGTGTTTTGCCCCCGAAATTGGGCACATAGCTGTACACCCACTGTTTGCCGTAGTAACCCTCATGCTCCTCCCAAACGAGTGGAATATCCCATACCAGGCTGGGGTATTCGTTGGCCAGGTCCAGGATCACCATCTTATCATCAGGCACCCGCGACATCATTGCCTGCAAAGTCTTTTTGTCCCAGAACTCATGCTGCCAGCCAAAAGTCCAGCCCTGGGTTACCCAAACCGCATCCGGATTTCCTGCCACGATTGATTTGTAGATGGACTCCCCGTAACCAGCCAGCAATTCATACTTTTTTTCAGGGTCGTCTTTGGGAACAGGCACATCCATTTCGTTAAAGCTGTCGGAGAGGTAAAACTTATTTTCGCCAAATTCCTTTTCCCACTCCTCTACAAAAAGCTTTCCGATCTTTTCAAAAAAGGGCGAATCGGGAGGCAATACGTACGCATTATATTCCTGAGGGAATCCACCCCACTTCAGGGCATTTACTTTTAACTCCGGGTGTTTTTCTTTGAAGCCTTCGGGCACAAAACCTGCAAATGCCGGGGCAATGGGTCCGAATCCCAGTTCATGCATGCGGTCCAGTATTTTATGCTGCAGTGCCAGCTGATCTTCATGCCAGCCATCGGGAATGGGGCCATCCCATTTATTGAGGTTGCCCATGCGGTGCCAGGGCAGGTGTGCCGGACCGGTAAAAAATTCCCTGATTTCGTTGTTGCTTAGCCCCAGCTGCTTCCAGACGCGCTCTGCAATTGCTTCGCTACCCACTACGGCCAACGGCATGTTTACGCCGTGTAGTGCCATCCAGTCTATTTCCTTTTCCCAGCGCTCCCAATCCCAGTAAGGGGTGGTGTATCCGTAGGTAACCACATTTAAAAAATAGCGGTATTTGTAGGGCGAAGCGGCATGCTCAAGTGAATAGTCGGGCCATTGGGCAGGGAGGTTTAAATGCTCTCCACTCCAGCTAACCATGCTGTTGGTGGCTTTTTTCAGGTACTGGTAAAAACCAAAGGTAAGGGCTACTGTACTGCTGCCCCGCACGGTGAGTTTTCCCCCACTAGCTTCGATCTCATAAGTATCCAGGCCCCCATCTGCAGGGATCATTTCCAGCTGAATCTCTTCTGCCCTGTTTCCAATTAAGCGCTCAATTACCCCACGGGCAGCGATAATGGCACCACTTTCAGTTTCGGTGGCAGTATTCGTTTGCTCACCCTCTGTCTGTGCAGGGTTTGTACATGAAAATGCGCAGAAAAGAAAGAACAGTAATGACAGGTAGTGCTTTTGCATAAGCATAATATTTAAGATCTGCTTTGTTCAGATGGCCGGAGACGTTTCCCCCTTCCATCGCTAAGCTCGTTTTTTATGTCCAAGTACTGCATAATACCAGATGAACAGGTAACAGGGAATCAGCACCCAGTAAGCCTGCTGCGGATCCCACAGGTCTGCCAGAAAACCATAAACCAGTGGAATAACAGCGCCACCGGCTATACCCATGATCAGGAGAGAAGAACCTACTTTTGTAAAGCGACCCAGGTCTGCCAGTGCCAGGGGCCATATGGCCGGAAATATCAGGGCATTTGCCAGGCCCAGCAGTGCAATAAACAGTACAGATACATAGCCCCAGGTAAAAATTGCCACCACTGTAAAGGCCACCCCTGCCACAGCCGAAATCATCATTGCCCGCTCCTGGGAGATGTATTTAGGCATGGCTACAATACCAATCAGGTAGCCCACCACCATGGCCAGCAGCGTACAGGTGGCAAAGAATTTTGCGGTAGAAAGCTCGATGTTCTGGGCGGCGCCGTAGGCAATAATAGTATCTACTGCCATGACCTCTACGCCTACATACAAAAACATGGTGAAGGCCCCCATCAGCAAATGCGGAAATCCAAAGATGCTCTTTTTGGTGCTTATTGTGCCTGCCGCTGCTTTGTCTTCCTCTTCTGTATCTACCTCTGGCAACGAAGAAAAATAGATAATGACCGACAGCACCACCAGTACCCCGGCAATCACTAAATAAGGAACAATCACACGCGTAGCCAGAGCATCCAGCTCCTGAGCCTGCTGGCTGGCACTCATGCTACCCAGCCGCTCTACCAGTACATCGGTATTTTTCAGGGCAATAGCCCCCAGAACAATTGGTGCCAGTGCCCCGGCTACCTTGTTGCATATCCCCATAATGCTGATGCGCCTGGCAGCACTCTCCCGCGGCCCCAGAATGGTGATATAGGGATTTGCGGCTGTTTGGAGTAGTGCTAATCCGGTACCCTGTACAAACAGGCCCAGCAGAAAGATAATATAAGTACGTGAAAGTGCGGCAGGTATAAATATCAGCGATCCCACCGCCATGATGAGTAAACCCAGGGGCATTCCTTTTTTGAAGCCGGTAACCTTTAATATCCAGGCCGAAGGAATGGCCATAACCAGATAGGAAATATAGAAGGCGAATGCCACCAGGTAGGATTCAAAATTATTGAGCTGGCAGGCGATTTTCAAATAAGGTATAAGAACTGCATTTAGCCAGGTTATAAATCCAAAAATGAAGAACAGTGTTCCGATGATCAGCATGGGCCGGGTATAGTCCGTTTTCGGCGGTGCTTCCTTTGCTTCTACTTCTGCTATGGCCGGGGTCTGTTCCATATACTTGATATCAAAAAAAGAAAAAAATATCCTTGCCACATCAAGAATGTTAATTTTTTTTATATAAACAAATACTTACATTAAAATTTAGCATAAGTATCGTTAATTATACGATAAATTAACTTATTTATAAGAGATGTACTTATCCTGTATCAATTATGAAGAGCGATTGACTTAGTGATAGAAATGTTAGCGGGTTAATTAACCGGTTATAACTATTATAGTATCTTCTCAGCCTGGAAACCTTTGCAGCAGTAAGACCAACTGTTGTGGACATTTCAGAACTGAAGAAAGGGCGATCAGTCCCTCCTGTTATGCAGGTAACTATACAAACAT of the Flammeovirgaceae bacterium 311 genome contains:
- a CDS encoding alpha-N-acetylglucosaminidase, which gives rise to MLMQKHYLSLLFFLFCAFSCTNPAQTEGEQTNTATETESGAIIAARGVIERLIGNRAEEIQLEMIPADGGLDTYEIEASGGKLTVRGSSTVALTFGFYQYLKKATNSMVSWSGEHLNLPAQWPDYSLEHAASPYKYRYFLNVVTYGYTTPYWDWERWEKEIDWMALHGVNMPLAVVGSEAIAERVWKQLGLSNNEIREFFTGPAHLPWHRMGNLNKWDGPIPDGWHEDQLALQHKILDRMHELGFGPIAPAFAGFVPEGFKEKHPELKVNALKWGGFPQEYNAYVLPPDSPFFEKIGKLFVEEWEKEFGENKFYLSDSFNEMDVPVPKDDPEKKYELLAGYGESIYKSIVAGNPDAVWVTQGWTFGWQHEFWDKKTLQAMMSRVPDDKMVILDLANEYPSLVWDIPLVWEEHEGYYGKQWVYSYVPNFGGKTPYTGVLSMYASGAIDALNSPYSENLIGFGSAPEGIENNEVVYELLADMGWAKEKIDLDEWMESYSRARYGAYPEKMETAWDQLRQSVYSSFSPYPRFVWQLVVPDTRRKGSVHSDPLFLRGIENFLDSSEELKGSELYRNDAIELAMHYLGIKADEYYQQALAAKAANNEALKKEAGEKAISILQNIDRLLESHPTNRLEPWIHFARSHGSTREEKDYYEANAKRLITTWGGFQEDYAARIWSGLIRDYYIPRIRQHLFEQGKDIDAWEENWINTPGMSTAAPYEDPLAKAKELVEEFRRNN
- a CDS encoding glucose/galactose transporter (COG0738 Fucose permease) — protein: MARIFFSFFDIKYMEQTPAIAEVEAKEAPPKTDYTRPMLIIGTLFFIFGFITWLNAVLIPYLKIACQLNNFESYLVAFAFYISYLVMAIPSAWILKVTGFKKGMPLGLLIMAVGSLIFIPAALSRTYIIFLLGLFVQGTGLALLQTAANPYITILGPRESAARRISIMGICNKVAGALAPIVLGAIALKNTDVLVERLGSMSASQQAQELDALATRVIVPYLVIAGVLVVLSVIIYFSSLPEVDTEEEDKAAAGTISTKKSIFGFPHLLMGAFTMFLYVGVEVMAVDTIIAYGAAQNIELSTAKFFATCTLLAMVVGYLIGIVAMPKYISQERAMMISAVAGVAFTVVAIFTWGYVSVLFIALLGLANALIFPAIWPLALADLGRFTKVGSSLLIMGIAGGAVIPLVYGFLADLWDPQQAYWVLIPCYLFIWYYAVLGHKKRA